The following proteins are encoded in a genomic region of Brachypodium distachyon strain Bd21 chromosome 1, Brachypodium_distachyon_v3.0, whole genome shotgun sequence:
- the LOC100824036 gene encoding uncharacterized protein At5g65660 isoform X2 → MHLVWCIPNLLFFLKLWHFIIGSEVSTKHYQPPARYMHVDHQHYPVPRTDGRASQSTSGHPFVRIQGAFDCRLQDLTPAPTMTIPMTHSSRPTLGFPLGTALLLIVIFSLSGIFSCCYHWDRLRSLWSRHPAMLQEGQHTVVSMGAAPSKAASDRKNEKSGKECGLPVIMPGDNIPKFFARPCPHETCLPAAAEKDEVEVQVKCSVS, encoded by the exons ATGCATCTGGTGTGGTGCATCCCCAACCTGCTATTTTTTCTGAAGCTGTGGCACTTCATTATCG GTAGTGAGGTCAGCACCAAGCACTACCAGCCACCAGCAAGATACATGCATGTGGACCACCAGCACTATCCAGTACCACGGACGGACGGCCGTGCAAGTCAGTCCACTTCCGGTCATCCTTTTGTACGAATTCAAGGTGCCTTTGATTGCAG GCTACAAGATCTTACGCCTGCTCCAACCATGACGATCCCGATGACGCATTCCTCAAGGCCGACGCTGGGGTTTCCCCTCGGGACGGCGCTCCTGCTCATCGTCATCTTCTCCCTCAGCGGCATCTTCTCTTGTTGCTACCATTGGGACAGGCTCCGCTCCCTCTGGTCTCGGCATCCTGCCATGCTACAAGAAGGCCAGCATACCGTCGTGTCCATGGGAGCAGCACCAAGCAAGGCAGCTTCTGATCGCAAG AACGAGAAATCAGGGAAAGAGTGCGGCTTGCCTGTCATCATGCCAGGGGATAACATCCCGAAATTCTTCGCGAGGCCCTGCCCACATGAGACGTGTTTacctgcagcagcagagaAGGATGAAGTCGAGGTACAAGTCAAATGTTCGGTTTCATGA
- the LOC100824036 gene encoding uncharacterized protein At5g65660 isoform X1 gives MVPLRTNRFVLICLKARMHLVWCIPNLLFFLKLWHFIIGSEVSTKHYQPPARYMHVDHQHYPVPRTDGRASQSTSGHPFVRIQGAFDCRLQDLTPAPTMTIPMTHSSRPTLGFPLGTALLLIVIFSLSGIFSCCYHWDRLRSLWSRHPAMLQEGQHTVVSMGAAPSKAASDRKNEKSGKECGLPVIMPGDNIPKFFARPCPHETCLPAAAEKDEVEVQVKCSVS, from the exons ATGGTGCCACTGAGAACAAATCGCTTCGTGCTGATCTGTTTG AAAGCCCGCATGCATCTGGTGTGGTGCATCCCCAACCTGCTATTTTTTCTGAAGCTGTGGCACTTCATTATCG GTAGTGAGGTCAGCACCAAGCACTACCAGCCACCAGCAAGATACATGCATGTGGACCACCAGCACTATCCAGTACCACGGACGGACGGCCGTGCAAGTCAGTCCACTTCCGGTCATCCTTTTGTACGAATTCAAGGTGCCTTTGATTGCAG GCTACAAGATCTTACGCCTGCTCCAACCATGACGATCCCGATGACGCATTCCTCAAGGCCGACGCTGGGGTTTCCCCTCGGGACGGCGCTCCTGCTCATCGTCATCTTCTCCCTCAGCGGCATCTTCTCTTGTTGCTACCATTGGGACAGGCTCCGCTCCCTCTGGTCTCGGCATCCTGCCATGCTACAAGAAGGCCAGCATACCGTCGTGTCCATGGGAGCAGCACCAAGCAAGGCAGCTTCTGATCGCAAG AACGAGAAATCAGGGAAAGAGTGCGGCTTGCCTGTCATCATGCCAGGGGATAACATCCCGAAATTCTTCGCGAGGCCCTGCCCACATGAGACGTGTTTacctgcagcagcagagaAGGATGAAGTCGAGGTACAAGTCAAATGTTCGGTTTCATGA
- the LOC100838051 gene encoding putative disease resistance RPP13-like protein 3 encodes MVPLVSVELGAFESLLVKLNGLLDSEYGRLKVVRREIRYLESELISLHAELQRYTDLEDPDVQVKLWISLVRELSYDTEDVFDEFLHNLGKGRGHRGSLKEFLSKIALILEKLGVRSTIAHQINDLKVRTQEVKELKDRYKVDNIRCNASGHTVRDPRLCALYVEEAHLVGIEGPRDDLAKWMMEEENSSPKHRKVLCIVGFGGLGKTTLANAVYRKVEGYFHCRAFVSVSQKPDIKRIIKNVINQVCPYIKDIEIWDEIAAIETLRDLLKYKRYLIIIDDIWSASAWNAIKYAFPENNNSSRIIVTTRIVDVAKSCCLSRGDRMYEMEVLSDLYSRRLFFDRIFGSENCCPDVLKEVSIGILKKCGGLPLAIISMSSLLATRPAVKEEWEKVKRSIGSELENSRSLEGMNRILSLSYNDLPPSLKTCLLYLSVFPEDYVIERERLVRRWIAEGFISQEHDQSQEEIAERYFYELINKNIVQPIDIGYDGKAHACRVPYVMLEIITLKSAEDNFMTVVGGGQRNMANRHGFIRRLSIQHIDQELASALAKEDLSHVRSLTITSSCSMKHLPSLAEFKALRVLDFEGCQGLEGYVMNNMDKLFKLKYLGLRDTGISKLPPGILMLVDLETIDLRGTSVHELTSGIVQLRKLQHLFVAARTEIPKGIGDMRNLRVMSCFSVTSSTADALEELKNLTSLDKLSVFFESEGSNECKQHEEMLLSSLGKLGTCRLSLWTHKWRGSLEFLDSWTPLPSSLENFRMSGGCYFMNIPKWISTLPRNLAYLEISLTESREEDLHTLGKLPALLYLKLSFIADPIERITVQGTSGFLSLKEFVIYSVAGAYVNFMEGAMPSLEKLNVRLHVSLAKNYGFNLGIQHLPYLKEAVVSLYKVDVTPSEINAAAAAIRNEARDHSNRPTIDISGESYEKHNEEIGSYVAEIKEVGETSGSSSFSG; translated from the exons ATGGTGCCTTTGGTGAGCGTTGAGCTGGGcgccttcgagtccctgctggtgaAGCTTAACGGCCTTCTTGACAGCGAGTATGGCCGCCTCAAAGTAGTCCGCCGTGAGATCCGCTACCTCGAATCCGAGCTCATCAGCTTGCATGCTGAGCTGCAACGGTACACGGATCTAGAAGATCCTGATGTGCAAGTGAAGCTATGGATATCACTGGTGAGGGAGTTGTCGTACGACACTGAGGACGTCTTCGACGAGTTCTTGCATAACCTTGGTAAGGGCCGAGGCCATCGCGGCAGCCTCAAGGAGTTTTTAAGCAAGATTGCTCTCATTCTGGAGAAGCTTGGAGTTCGGAGCACAATCGCTCACCAGATCAACGACCTCAAGGTTCGCACCCAGGAAGTGAAAGAGCTCAAGGATCGTTACAAGGTGGATAATATTCGTTGCAATGCATCTGGCCATACAGTAAGGGATCCCCGGTTGTGCGCTCTCTATGTGGAGGAGGCACACCTTGTTGGCATTGAGGGTCCAAGAGATGATCTTGCCAAATGGATgatggaagaagaaaacagcTCGCCCAAGCATCGCAAGGTGTTGTGTATTGTTGGTTTTGGTGGATTGGGAAAGACAACACTAGCAAATGCGGTTTATCGCAAGGTTGAAGGGTATTTTCATTGTCGGGCTTTTGTATCGGTCTCGCAAAAGCCAGATATAAAGAGAATTATCAAGAATGTGATCAATCAGGTGTGTCCTTATATAAAAGATATTGAGATCTGGGATGAAATTGCAGCCATTGAAACTCTACGAGATCTGCTAAAATATAAAAG GTATCTTATCATCATTGATGACATATGGTCTGCATCGGCATGGAACGCTATCAAGTATGCTTTTCCAGAGAATAATAATTCCAGCAGAATCATAGTTACGACACGCATTGTTGATGTAGCGAAATCATGTTGTTTGAGTCGTGGTGATCGTATGTATGAAATGGAAGTCCTAAGTGATCTTTATTCCAGAAGATTGTTTTTCGATAGAATATTTGGTTCGGAGAACTGTTGCCCTGATGTGCTTAAAGAAGTTTCAATTGGAATACTGAAAAAATGTGGAGGCCTACCTTTGGCAATTATTAGTATGTCTAGTTTACTTGCTACCAGGCCAGCTGTCAAAGAAGAGTGGGAGAAGGTCAAAAGATCAATTGGTTCAGAACTGGAAAACAGCCGAAGTCTAGAAGGAATGAATCGCATACTATCCCTTAGCTACAATGATCTCCCACCTAGCCTGAAGACATGTTTGTTATATTTAAGTGTATTCCCCGAGGATTATGTGATTGAGCGAGAGAGGCTAGTGAGGCGATGGATAGCAGAAGGCTTTATTTCTCAAGAGCATGATCAAAGCCAAGAAGAGATAGCTGAGAGATACTTTTATGAGCTTATCAACAAAAATATAGTCCAGCCGATAGACATTGGCTATGATGGTAAGGCTCATGCCTGCCGAGTTCCTTATGTGATGCTTGAAATTATTACTTTAAAGTCAGCTGAAGATAATTTCATGACGGTGGTAGGCGGTGGCCAAAGGAATATGGCAAATCGTCATGGTTTTATTCGGCGATTATCAATCCAGCACATTGACCAGGAGTTGGCATCTGCATTGGCAAAGGAAGATTTAAGCCATGTGCGATCTCTAACAATAACATCATCATGTAGCATGAAACACTTGCCTAGTCTTGCTGAATTTAAAGCTTTACGTGTACTAGATTTTGAAGGTTGCCAGGGTTTGGAGGGGTATGTTATGAACAATATGGACAAATTGTTCAAACTAAAGTACCTCGGCCTTAGAGACACGGGCATATCAAAACTACCACCGGGGATTTTGATGCTAGTTGATCTAGAGACTATAGATCTTAGGGGAACAAGTGTGCATGAGTTGACATCTGGAATTGTTCAGCTCCGTAAATTACAACACCTATTTGTTGCAGCAAGAACAGAGATACCAAAGGGAATTGGAGATATGAGGAACTTACGGGTGATGTCTTGTTTTAGTGTTACCAGCAGTACAGCTGATGCGCTGGAGGAACTCAAGAACCTAACCAGTTTGGACAAACTCTCTGTATTTTTTGAGAGTGAAGGATCCAACGAATGTAAGCAGCATGAAGAGATGTTACTCTCCTCGCTAGGTAAGCTTGGCACCTGCAGACTGTCTTTATGGACACACAAGTGGCGTGGTTCCCTTGAGTTCTTAGATTCTTGGACCCCTCTGCCATCTTCCCTTGAAAATTTCCGTATGTCCGGTGGCTGCTATTTCATGAATATTCCGAAATGGATTTCAACATTACCCCGCAATCTTGCTTACCTGGAGATCAGCTTAACTGAATCAAGGGAGGAGGATCTGCACACACTTGGTAAGCTACCGGCTTTACTGTATCTGAAACTGTCATTCATAGCAGACCCAATTGAAAGGATTACAGTCCAAGGCACTAGTGGATTCCTATCTCTGAAGGAGTTTGTCATCTATAGTGTGGCTGGGGCATACGTTAACTTCATGGAAGGGGCTATGCCAAGTCTTGAGAAGCTTAATGTGCGATTACATGTGTCTCTGGCAAAAAACTATGGCTTCAATTTAGGCATTCAGCATCTTCCATATCTCAAAGAAGCAGTAGTGAGT